A genomic stretch from Falco cherrug isolate bFalChe1 chromosome 3, bFalChe1.pri, whole genome shotgun sequence includes:
- the GCNT2 gene encoding N-acetyllactosaminide beta-1,6-N-acetylglucosaminyl-transferase has translation MPRETLSEQMTTLRYCFFTVLILSVSLPFVFYAVNLHAQRSLQRLNFSVSATLAEACKALIEDRVFFLKENALKTSFRESSCTEYVTQNHYVTRTLSAEEAAFPIAYVMTLHKEFETFERLFRAVYMPQNIYCIHVDAKAPASFWQAVRRLLSCFPNAFLASRSERVVYGGISRLRADLHCMRDLLASAVPWRYLLNTCGQDFPLKTNREIVRWLKGLGGKNLTPGVLQPPHISARTKYVHREQLYSLFSFMLWTFVRKPPPPHNLTIYFGSAYVAVSRPFVEFVLEDQRAIDLLAWSEDTYSPDEHFWVTLNRIPGVPGSMPNASWEGNLKAVKWMDMEESHGGCHGHYVRGICVYGTGDLKWLFNSTCMFANKFELKTYPLTVECLELRHRQRTLSQSEVQVEPNWYF, from the exons ATGCCAAGGGAGACTCTCTCTGAGCAGATGACTACACTCAGGTATTGCTTCTTCACTGTTCTGATTCTCAGTGTTtctcttccatttgttttctatGCTGTTAATTTGCATGCACAAAGATCTCTTCAGAGGCTCAACTTCTCAGTGAGCGCAACTTTAGCAGAAGCCTGTAAAGCACTTATTGAAGACAGGGTGttctttctgaaggaaaatgctttaaaaacatcatTCAGGGAATCCAGTTGCACAGAGTATGTCACGCAGAACCACTACGTGACCCGCACCCTCTCGGCTGAGGAGGCTGCCTTCCCCATCGCCTACGTCATGACCTTGCACAAAGAGTTTGAGACCTTCGAGAGGCTATTCAGAGCGGTTTACATGCCCCAAAACATCTACTGCATCCATGTGGACGCCAAGGCACCGGCCTCCTTCTGGCAGGCGGTGCGGCGCCTGCTGAGCTGCTTCCCCAACGCCTTCCTCGCCTCCCGGTCAGAGCGGGTGGTCTACGGAGGCATCTCCCGCCTGCGGGCTGACCTCCACTGCATGAGAGACCTGCTGGCCTCGGCCGTGCCCTGGCGCTACCTGCTCAACACCTGCGGCCAGGACTTCCCCTTGAAGACCAACCGGGAGATTGTCCGGTGGCTGAAGGGCCTCGGGGGGAAGAACCTCacccctggggtgctgcagcccccacaCATCTCCGCCCGCACCAAATATGTGCACAGGGAGCAATTatactctttattttctttcatgctgTGGACATTTGTACGCAAGCCCCCTCCCCCGCACAACCTGACCATCTACTTTGGCTCCGCGTACGTGGCCGTCAGCCGGCCCTTTGTGGAGTTCGTGCTGGAGGACCAGCGTGCCATTGACCTGCTGGCCTGGTCCGAGGACACCTACAGCCCCGATGAGCACTTCTGGGTGACGCTCAACAGGATCCCGG GTGTCCCAGGGTCCATGCCCAACGCATCGTGGGAAGGTAACCTGAAAGCAGTGAAGTGGATGGATATGGAAGAGAGCCATGGAGGTTGTCATG GCCATTATGTCAGAGGCATTTGTGTATATGGAACAGGTGACCTCAAGTGGCTTTTTAACTCCACCTGTATGTTTGCAAATAAGTTTGAGCTTAAAACATATCCCCTGACTGTAGAGTGCCTGGAGCTGAGGCATCGGCAGAGAACCTTGTCCCAGAGTGAGGTGCAGGTGGAACCCAACTGGTATTTTTAG